The following coding sequences are from one Arthrobacter sp. PvP023 window:
- a CDS encoding YciI family protein, giving the protein MYVVSLTYKVPEEIVDFHLKAHVEWLQDAFDQGIFIVAGRKIPRTGALLLSNTDRANLDAALVKDPFYTNGVAEFDVEEFHAGRVAPGYENLLDS; this is encoded by the coding sequence ATGTACGTAGTCTCCCTGACCTACAAGGTTCCCGAAGAGATCGTCGATTTCCACCTCAAAGCACACGTTGAGTGGCTGCAGGACGCTTTCGACCAGGGCATTTTCATTGTGGCCGGCCGGAAGATCCCCCGCACCGGTGCGCTGTTGCTGTCCAATACGGACCGGGCAAACCTTGACGCCGCACTGGTCAAAGACCCGTTCTACACGAACGGCGTGGCGGAGTTCGACGTCGAGGAATTCCACGCCGGCAGGGTAGCTCCGGGTTACGAAAACCTCCTGGACAGCTAG
- a CDS encoding NADPH-dependent F420 reductase yields MTDITIIGTGNMAAGIAARAASAGRSIQILSRDAVAASALAAETNATPGTTGQDIEGSIVVLATHFDVSKEIAGRYGEALNGKTIVDISNPVNDETLDSLTVPAGSSAAEEIQALVPGANVVKGFNTVFASTLAAGEVAGQTLDVLLAGDSAEAKAAVAGFINDSGLRAVDVGPLRRARQLEAFQLLIIGLQASDAHPEYNWNSALKLLP; encoded by the coding sequence ATGACTGACATCACGATCATCGGTACGGGGAACATGGCGGCAGGAATCGCCGCCCGAGCGGCCAGTGCCGGCCGCAGCATCCAGATCCTTAGCCGCGATGCAGTGGCCGCGTCCGCCCTGGCTGCCGAAACGAACGCGACCCCCGGGACCACCGGACAGGACATTGAAGGCAGCATCGTTGTCCTCGCGACCCATTTTGACGTGTCCAAGGAAATCGCCGGCCGTTACGGCGAGGCACTCAACGGCAAGACGATCGTGGACATTTCCAATCCCGTCAACGACGAAACCCTCGATTCCCTCACCGTGCCTGCCGGGAGCTCCGCGGCCGAGGAGATCCAGGCGCTGGTTCCGGGCGCGAACGTGGTGAAAGGCTTCAACACGGTTTTCGCCTCCACACTGGCCGCCGGAGAGGTGGCCGGGCAGACCCTCGATGTCCTGCTGGCCGGGGATTCAGCCGAAGCCAAGGCCGCGGTGGCAGGCTTCATCAATGATTCCGGGTTGCGCGCCGTCGACGTGGGTCCGTTGCGCCGGGCGCGGCAACTGGAAGCCTTCCAGTTGCTCATCATTGGGCTCCAAGCCAGCGACGCCCACCCCGAGTACAACTGGAACAGCGCATTGAAACTGCTTCCTTAG
- a CDS encoding MarR family winged helix-turn-helix transcriptional regulator — protein sequence MTEPRWLNADERRAWLAQLSINTLLPAALDTKLHAAGKLSLFDYNVLAMLSEAEGRFLPMSELAARTSASLSRLSHVVTKLQNRGWVERRPHPRDARVTTAHLTDAGMATIVELAPGHVEAVRTLFLDALTERDVADLARIGEKVVGRLDADHWILRES from the coding sequence ATGACCGAACCGCGCTGGCTCAACGCCGACGAACGCCGTGCATGGCTGGCCCAGCTGAGCATCAACACCTTGCTGCCCGCGGCACTGGATACGAAATTGCACGCGGCGGGCAAGCTTTCGCTCTTCGACTACAACGTACTCGCCATGCTCTCCGAAGCGGAAGGCCGGTTCCTTCCCATGAGCGAACTCGCCGCGCGGACCAGCGCCTCGCTGTCCCGCTTGTCGCATGTGGTCACCAAGCTTCAGAACCGGGGGTGGGTGGAACGCCGTCCGCATCCGCGCGACGCGCGCGTGACCACAGCCCACCTGACCGACGCCGGCATGGCCACCATTGTTGAGCTGGCACCCGGCCACGTGGAAGCGGTCCGGACGCTGTTCCTTGATGCCCTGACCGAGCGCGACGTCGCCGACCTGGCCCGCATCGGCGAGAAGGTCGTGGGCCGCCTGGACGCCGATCACTGGATCCTGCGCGAGTCCTGA